Proteins from one Fragaria vesca subsp. vesca linkage group LG6, FraVesHawaii_1.0, whole genome shotgun sequence genomic window:
- the LOC101304011 gene encoding putative rRNA methyltransferase YlbH-like — MALSSSTILSPFRLSVTPDNSASSSTSLPRFNFSSTAPCTSRRPSSPFVVLSSKSGDRAWNDAKRQLMEQYGFDPDVALTEPTRKGKKKKSSTELQEASEAEPKAKRTTHKLLQVLGGKARRMKLLSPKGMDVRPMMEVVKGAAFDILQAAGGCPASLRPGRWLDLYSGTGSVGIEAISRGCSEVHFVEMDPWVVSEVLRPNLEWTGFLDVSVIHAVRVEKFIERAEKLAGKEPFDYISVTPPYTQVDYAVLMDQISNSALVGENTFIVVEYATRTDMLDSCGCLVKITDRRFGRTHLVIYGPKWAQKKKKLEKSPRGVAVEL, encoded by the exons ATGGCGCTTTCATCGTCAACAATTCTATCTCCGTTCAGACTGAGCGTAACTCCAGACAACTCCGCCTCATCTTCAACCTCTCTCCCTCGCTTCAATTTCTCCTCCACCGCACCATGCACCAGTCGCCGACCTTCTTCACCTTTCGTCGTCCTCTCCTCAA AGTCCGGCGATCGAGCTTGGAACGATGCCAAGCGGCAGTTGATGGAGCAGTACGGCTTCGACCCCGACGTCGCCTTGACGGAGCCGACTCGCAAG GGAAAGAAGAAGAAGAGCAGTACTGAGCTACAGGAGGCCTCAGAGGCTGAGCCTAAGGCCAAGAGAACCACGCATAAGTTGCTTCAG GTGCTTGGAGGGAAGGCTCGGAGGATGAAGTTGCTTTCTCCAAAGGGAATGGATGTACGGCCGATGATGGAGGTTGTGAAAGGTGCAGCCTTTGACATCCTGCAG GCTGCAGGTGGCTGTCCTGCATCGTTAAGGCCTGGCCGTTGGTTAGACCTGTACAGTGGTACTGGATCTGTTGGAATAGAAGCTATTAGTCGAGGATGTTCTGAG GTACATTTTGTTGAGATGGATCCATGGGTCGTCTCAGAGGTTCTACGTCCAAACTTGGAATGGACAGGGTTCCTCGATGTTTCAGTTATACATGCTGTGCGTGTTGAAAAATTCATAGAACGTGCTGAGAAACTTGCAG GTAAAGAACCATTCGATTACATTAGTGTAACCCCTCCGTATACACAAGTTGACTATGCAGTACTGATGGATCAAATATCAAACTCGGCGTTAGTTGGGGAAAATACCTTTATA GTGGTTGAGTATGCAACGAGGACCGACATGCTTGATTCATGTGGATGTCTTGTGAAG ATAACCGATCGGCGGTTTGGCAGGACACACTTGGTTATTTATGGACCTAAGTGGGCCCAGAAGAAGAAGAAATTAGAAAAGTCACCACGGGGAGTAGCAGTAGAATTGTAG